One window of Panthera tigris isolate Pti1 chromosome C2, P.tigris_Pti1_mat1.1, whole genome shotgun sequence genomic DNA carries:
- the LOC107180404 gene encoding glycine-rich cell wall structural protein 1.0-like gives MPVRQEGRWIFHSEFTPVFSNLTLAAHTCPSRERPQGQRLHLSALGRAGPGLTCAAERARIRTPGCDPLRKLRSTGSRGAAAGHCGSCSSRGRRRRGRGADGERAACTGSGGARAARTRGSEQVAGGVDGEWESGPREPGVVDPGADGGGWAAGRKLCGPGVGERMMWIGEQRGVDGDAGGKGGVDGERQGAGSVDRAWESGWCGSRSGRCGSGSGKAGGEDRRVARRQWLIEEKGGVDGERQGAGGLDPEWESGWRGAGSGRCGWRGGGQGRRGSGPAWEKRGWLCCPFPGGVAGVTLAATHDHCKYRFYPCAAQTHSPQLPGPLKFH, from the exons ATGCCGGTGCGTCAGGAAG GCCGGTGGATTTTCCACAGCGAGTTTACTCCTGTCTTCTCTAACCTGACCCTCGCCGCGCACACCTGTCCCTCGCGCGAGAGGCCACAGGGCCAGCGCCTCCACCTGTCCGCGCTGGGCCGAGCCGGGCCGGGCCTCACCTGTGCGGCCG AGCGGGCTCGGATCCGGACTCCGGGTTGCGATCCGCTCCGGAAACTGCGCAGCACCGGAAgccggggggcggcggcggggcatTGTGGGAGTTGTAGTTCGCGCGGGCGCCGGCGGCGCGGACGGGGGGCCGACGGAGAGCGGGCGGCGTGCACGGGCAGcggcggggcgcgggcggcgcgGACCCGGGGCAGCGAGCAGGTCGCGGGCGGTGTGGACGGGGAGTGGGAAAGCGGGCCGCGCGAACCGGGGGTTGTGGACCCGGGAGCGGACGGCGGGGGCTGGGCAGCAGGTCGTAAGCTGTGTGGACCGGGAGTGGGAGAGCGGATGATGTGGATTGGAGAGCAGCGAGGCGTGGATGGTGATGCGGGGGGCAAGGGCGGCGTGGACGGAGAGCGGCAGGGAGCAGGCAGTGTAGACCGGGCTTGGGAAAGTGGGTGGTGTGGCTCCCGGAGCGGGCGATGTGGATCGGGTAGTGGGAAAGCGGGCGGTGAAGACAGGAGAGTGGCGAGGCGCCAGTGGTTGATAGAGGAAAAGGGCGGCGTGGACGGAGAGCGGCAGGGGGCAGGCGGCTTAGACCCGGAGTGGGAGAGTGGGTGGCGTGGCGCCGGGAGCGGACGGTGTGGATGGCGAGGCGGAGGGCAGGGGCGGCGTGGATCCGGACCGGCCTGGGAGAAGCGGGGCTGGCTCTGCTGCCCCTTCCCCGGAGGCGTGGCTGGTGTGACCCTGGCAGCGACGCATGACCATTGCAAATATCGATTCTACCCCTGTGCTGCACAAACCCACAGCCCACAGCTCCCGGGGCCCCT AAAGTTCCACTGA